A genomic segment from Scomber japonicus isolate fScoJap1 chromosome 11, fScoJap1.pri, whole genome shotgun sequence encodes:
- the zeb2a gene encoding zinc finger E-box-binding homeobox 2a isoform X2 produces the protein MKQDIMEGPRCKRRKQANPRRKNVLNYENVVETSSETDEDDRTLVSEENGLANGGGGRGAGEEDEDAGSPASVPTLEASPRVAHALLSYGGPEESEVRESLHHGWRLQDDTSGHLNGTDDRKDEYEADGPEASLHAVGNGTAKRLDGVSELDEYFLKRKLEDGDGHPATIAEYLQRSDTAIIYPEAPEEVTRLGTPEAFGPDESEHDVPPGAADDFAALLTCPYCDRGYKRLTSLKEHIKYRHEKNEESFACPLCADSFGHRAQLERHMTTHKPARDQPQLLNEGAGNRKFKCTECGKAFKYKHHLKEHLRIHSGEKPYECSNCKKRFSHSGSYSSHISSKKCIGLIAVNGRVRNGNKPGSSPNSTTSSPGSPALAQLRHKLENGRPLGPHDQQGQLDIKAEPIDFNEYRLLMASQFGGASVYMNNRGGSPLGLHGSSQSPLQHLGGLGIDLPLLGYGGHLGNNLSEVQKVLQIVDNTVCRQKMDGNPEEISKLRAYMKELGAQMEEQKLALSAQQAGFQLVGHGSPTKSIIDYTLEKVNEAKSLIDDSKRQVDIKQEKNHSVDLSEEKSHDGQNQNQFLPFSCQFCKESFTGPIPLHQHERYLCKMNEDIKAVLKPAETSPARRRGAMSSELPTNERSTSPINPFKDHVSVLKAYFAMNTEPNSEELLKISIAVGLPQEFVKEWFAQWKSQNHHGGGLRKKSPTPDHGGSDGNHSLTRSPLSHPAVDFINGDASHRLSINNQFTANRQTTGDKPLDPLDHLRNNTPSPLNLSSTSSKNSQSSSYTPNSLASEDAHGDIPLDLSLPKHMAQRKRHRPNGFSIDRNGELQVQDQASRPLDLVHIKKEILGADGGGNAMHQLEKSTSPIFGINPFTGSPVYTSLPTHGAFPPPTFMSPAQATIPGLRPYPGLDPMSFLPHMAYTYATGAATFAEMQQRRKYQRKPGFQGELLDGTADYLSGLDDLADSDSLLSRKKIKKTESGKRPHQCQICKKAFKHKHHLIEHSRLHSGEKPYQCDKCGKRFSHSGSYSQHMNHRYSYCKREAEEREAAEREARDKGGGGGSSVAAGGGMEPTELLMRRAYLQGLGPLGYSDPEDQQEDAGGTILRDGSEGRVSEREVDKSYEDVTDRQEASFREGEEEEEEGGGDSRSQMDSTRDDGEGKDTTQLMDESLREGKTDGKSDQED, from the exons TGTTGAACTATGAGAACGTGGTGGAGACGAGTTCGGAGACGGACGAAGACGACAGGACGTTGGTGTCTGAGGAGAACGGCCTCGCTAATggcggaggaggaagaggagcaggagaggaggatgaagatgcGGGCAGCCCGGCCAGCGTGCCCACTCTGGAGGCGTCGCCGCGGGTCGCCCACGCTCTGCTATCCTACGGCGGCCCGGAGGAGTCAGAGGTCAGGGAGAGTCTACACCACGGCTGGAGGCTGCAAGACGACACCAGCGGACACCTGAACGGCACCG atgacaggaaggacGAGTATGAAGCCGACGGTCCGGAGGCGTCTCTGCACGCGGTGGGAAACGGAACAG CGAAGCGTCTGGACGGCGTCTCCGAGCTCGACGAGTACTTCCTGAAGCGTAAACTGGAGGACGGCGACGGTCACCCGGCAACCATCGCCGAGTACCTGCAGCGCAGCGACACCGCCATCATCTACCCCGAAGCCCCGGAGGAGGTGACGCGGCTGGGAACGCCCGAAGCCTTCGGTCCGGACGAGAGCGAGCATG ACGTGCCGCCGGGCGCCGCCGATGACTTTGCGGCGCTGCTCACGTGTCCGTACTGCGACCGCGGATACAAGCGGCTCACGTCTCTGAAGGAGCACATTAAATATCGCCACGAGAAGAACGAGGAGAGCTTCGCCTGCCCGCTGTGCGCCGACAGCTTCGGCCACCGCGCTCAGCTGGAGCGTCACATGACCACGCACAAGCCGGCCAGAGATCAG CCGCAGCTGCTGAACGAAGGAGCTGGAAACCGCAAGTTCAAATGCACCGAGTGTGGAAAAGCCTTCAAATACAAACATCACCTGAAGGAGCATCTGCGCATTCACAGCG GCGAGAAGCCGTACGAGTGCTCCAACTGTAAGAAGCGCTTCTCCCACTCCGGCTCCTACAGCTCTCACATCAGCAGCAAGAAATGCATCGGACTGATCGCCGTCAACGGACGAGTACGCAACGGAAACAAGCCCGGCTCCTCCCCGAACTCTACGACCTCATCGCCTGGAAGCCCCGCCCTCGCACAGCTGCGCCACAAACTGGAAAACGGGCGGCCGCTCGGCCCGCATGACCAGCAGGGTCAGCTGGACATCAAAGCCGAGCCCATAGACTTCAACGAGTACCGGCTGCTGATGGCCTCTCAGTTTGGGGGAGCGAGCGTCTACATGAACAATCGTGGCGGAAGCCCGCTGGGCCTCCATGGCTCCTCTCAGAGCCCCCTTCAACATCTGGGCGGGCTGGGGATAGACCTGCCCCTGCTGGGCTACGGAGGGCATCTTGGGAACAACCTGAGCGAGGTGCAGAAGGTGCTTCAGATTGTGGACAACACTGTGTGCAGGCAGAAGATGGACGGGAACCCAGAGGAGATCTCCAAGCTCAGGGCCTACATGAAGGAGCTGGGGGCCCAGATGGAGGAGCAGAAGCTGGCGCTGTCCGCTCAGCAGGCCGGCTTCCAGCTGGTGGGCCACGGCAGCCCCACTAAGAGTATCATCGACTACACGCTGGAGAAGGTCAACGAGGCCAAGAGTCTGATCGATGACTCCAAGAGGCAAGTGGACATCAAACAGGAGAAGAACCACTCTGTGGATCTCAGTGAGGAGAAATCCCATGATggccagaaccagaaccagttCCTGCCATTCTCCTGCCAGTTCTGCAAGGAGAGCTTCACTGGGCCGATCCCGCTGCACCAGCACGAGCGCTACCTGTGCAAGATGAACGAGGACATCAAAGCGGTCCTCAAGCCGGCTGAGACCAGTCCCGCGCGCCGCAGGGGGGCGATGTCCTCTGAGCTGCCCACTAACGAGCGGAGCACCAGCCCCATCAACCCCTTCAAGGACCACGTGTCAGTGCTCAAGGCCTACTTCGCCATGAACACTGAGCCCAACTCAGAGGAACTTCTCAAGATTTCAATTGCTGTCGGCCTTCCTCAAGAGTTTGTTAAGGAGTGGTTTGCCCAGTGGAAGAGCCAAAACCACCACGGAGGCGGTCTGAGGAAAAAGTCGCCCACTCCTGACCACGGCGGATCAGACGGAAACCACAGCTTAACCCGGTCACCGTTGTCACATCCTGCCGTAGATTTCATTAATGGCGACGCCTCCCACAGACTCTCAATAAACAACCAGTTTACAGCCAACAGGCAGACAACAGGGGACAAACCACTAGACCCCTTGGACCACTTGAGGAACAACACTCCGTCACCCCTCAACctttcctccacttcctccaaaAACTCTCAGAGTAGCTCTTACACTCCAAACAGCCTAGCCTCTGAGGATGCCCATGGGGATATACCACTGGATCTGTCGCTGCCCAAACACATGGCACAGAGGAAGCGACACAGACCCAACGGCTTCAGCATTGATCGCAACGGTGAGCTGCAAGTACAAGACCAGGCGTCCAGGCCTCTGGATCTGGTCCACATCAAGAAGGAGATCCTGGGCGCAGATGGCGGTGGGAACGCCATGCACCAGCTGGAGAAAAGCACCAGTCCGATCTTTGGGATTAATCCCTTCACAGGCAGCCCCGTCTACACCTCCCTGCCGACTCACGGAGCTTTCCCTCCGCCTACCTTCATGTCTCCTGCGCAGGCCACCATCCCGGGCCTCAGGCCATACCCGGGCCTCGACCCCATGAGCTTCCTGCCCCACATGGCCTACACCTACGCCACCGGGGCGGCCACATTTGCTGAAatgcagcagaggagaaagtACCAACGGAAACCAGGTTTCCAG GGGGAGCTGCTGGACGGGACGGCGGACTATCTGTCAGGCCTGGACGACCTGGCAGACAGCGATTCGCTGCTCTCCAGGAAGAAGATTAAGAAGACTGAAAGTG GGAAGCGTCCTCACCAGTGTCAGATCTGTAAGAAGGCCTTCAAACACAAGCACCATCTCATCGAGCACTCGCGGCTGCACTCCGGAGAGAAACCCTACCAGTGTGACAAGTGCGGCAAACGCTTCTCCCACTCAGGCTCGTACTCGCAGCACATGAACCACCGATACTCGTACTGCAAGAGGGAGGCGGAGGAGCGCGAGGCGGCCGAGAGGGAGGCCAGGGACAAAGGCGGCGGCGGTGGCAGCAGCGTGGCGGCGGGCGGCGGCATGGAGCCCACCGAGCTGCTGATGAGGAGGGCCTACCTGCAGGGCCTGGGGCCGCTCGGATACTCCGACCCCGAGGACCAGCAGGAGGACGCCGGCGGCACGATCCTGAGAGACGGCAGCGAGGGAAGAGTGAGCGAGAGGGAAGTGGACAAATCGTACGAGGacgtgacagacagacaggaagcaagttttagggaaggagaggaagaggaggaggaaggggggggcgACAGCAGGAGCCAGATGGACTCGACGAGGGACGACGGCGAGGGCAAAGACACGACGCAGCTGATGGACGAGAGTTTACGAGAAGGGAAGACAGACGGCAAGTCGGACCAGGAGGACTGA
- the zeb2a gene encoding zinc finger E-box-binding homeobox 2a isoform X1 — translation MKQDIMEGPRCKRRKQANPRRKNVLNYENVVETSSETDEDDRTLVSEENGLANGGGGRGAGEEDEDAGSPASVPTLEASPRVAHALLSYGGPEESEVRESLHHGWRLQDDTSGHLNGTDDRKDEYEADGPEASLHAVGNGTAKRLDGVSELDEYFLKRKLEDGDGHPATIAEYLQRSDTAIIYPEAPEEVTRLGTPEAFGPDESEHDVPPGAADDFAALLTCPYCDRGYKRLTSLKEHIKYRHEKNEESFACPLCADSFGHRAQLERHMTTHKPARDQPQLLNEGAGNRKFKCTECGKAFKYKHHLKEHLRIHSGEKPYECSNCKKRFSHSGSYSSHISSKKCIGLIAVNGRVRNGNKPGSSPNSTTSSPGSPALAQLRHKLENGRPLGPHDQQGQLDIKAEPIDFNEYRLLMASQFGGASVYMNNRGGSPLGLHGSSQSPLQHLGGLGIDLPLLGYGGHLGNNLSEVQKVLQIVDNTVCRQKMDGNPEEISKLRAYMKELGAQMEEQKLALSAQQAGFQLVGHGSPTKSIIDYTLEKVNEAKSLIDDSKRQVDIKQEKNHSVDLSEEKSHDGQNQNQFLPFSCQFCKESFTGPIPLHQHERYLCKMNEDIKAVLKPAETSPARRRGAMSSELPTNERSTSPINPFKDHVSVLKAYFAMNTEPNSEELLKISIAVGLPQEFVKEWFAQWKSQNHHGGGLRKKSPTPDHGGSDGNHSLTRSPLSHPAVDFINGDASHRLSINNQFTANRQTTGDKPLDPLDHLRNNTPSPLNLSSTSSKNSQSSSYTPNSLASEDAHGDIPLDLSLPKHMAQRKRHRPNGFSIDRNGELQVQDQASRPLDLVHIKKEILGADGGGNAMHQLEKSTSPIFGINPFTGSPVYTSLPTHGAFPPPTFMSPAQATIPGLRPYPGLDPMSFLPHMAYTYATGAATFAEMQQRRKYQRKPGFQGELLDGTADYLSGLDDLADSDSLLSRKKIKKTESGMYACDLCDKTFQKTSSLLRHKYEHTGKRPHQCQICKKAFKHKHHLIEHSRLHSGEKPYQCDKCGKRFSHSGSYSQHMNHRYSYCKREAEEREAAEREARDKGGGGGSSVAAGGGMEPTELLMRRAYLQGLGPLGYSDPEDQQEDAGGTILRDGSEGRVSEREVDKSYEDVTDRQEASFREGEEEEEEGGGDSRSQMDSTRDDGEGKDTTQLMDESLREGKTDGKSDQED, via the exons TGTTGAACTATGAGAACGTGGTGGAGACGAGTTCGGAGACGGACGAAGACGACAGGACGTTGGTGTCTGAGGAGAACGGCCTCGCTAATggcggaggaggaagaggagcaggagaggaggatgaagatgcGGGCAGCCCGGCCAGCGTGCCCACTCTGGAGGCGTCGCCGCGGGTCGCCCACGCTCTGCTATCCTACGGCGGCCCGGAGGAGTCAGAGGTCAGGGAGAGTCTACACCACGGCTGGAGGCTGCAAGACGACACCAGCGGACACCTGAACGGCACCG atgacaggaaggacGAGTATGAAGCCGACGGTCCGGAGGCGTCTCTGCACGCGGTGGGAAACGGAACAG CGAAGCGTCTGGACGGCGTCTCCGAGCTCGACGAGTACTTCCTGAAGCGTAAACTGGAGGACGGCGACGGTCACCCGGCAACCATCGCCGAGTACCTGCAGCGCAGCGACACCGCCATCATCTACCCCGAAGCCCCGGAGGAGGTGACGCGGCTGGGAACGCCCGAAGCCTTCGGTCCGGACGAGAGCGAGCATG ACGTGCCGCCGGGCGCCGCCGATGACTTTGCGGCGCTGCTCACGTGTCCGTACTGCGACCGCGGATACAAGCGGCTCACGTCTCTGAAGGAGCACATTAAATATCGCCACGAGAAGAACGAGGAGAGCTTCGCCTGCCCGCTGTGCGCCGACAGCTTCGGCCACCGCGCTCAGCTGGAGCGTCACATGACCACGCACAAGCCGGCCAGAGATCAG CCGCAGCTGCTGAACGAAGGAGCTGGAAACCGCAAGTTCAAATGCACCGAGTGTGGAAAAGCCTTCAAATACAAACATCACCTGAAGGAGCATCTGCGCATTCACAGCG GCGAGAAGCCGTACGAGTGCTCCAACTGTAAGAAGCGCTTCTCCCACTCCGGCTCCTACAGCTCTCACATCAGCAGCAAGAAATGCATCGGACTGATCGCCGTCAACGGACGAGTACGCAACGGAAACAAGCCCGGCTCCTCCCCGAACTCTACGACCTCATCGCCTGGAAGCCCCGCCCTCGCACAGCTGCGCCACAAACTGGAAAACGGGCGGCCGCTCGGCCCGCATGACCAGCAGGGTCAGCTGGACATCAAAGCCGAGCCCATAGACTTCAACGAGTACCGGCTGCTGATGGCCTCTCAGTTTGGGGGAGCGAGCGTCTACATGAACAATCGTGGCGGAAGCCCGCTGGGCCTCCATGGCTCCTCTCAGAGCCCCCTTCAACATCTGGGCGGGCTGGGGATAGACCTGCCCCTGCTGGGCTACGGAGGGCATCTTGGGAACAACCTGAGCGAGGTGCAGAAGGTGCTTCAGATTGTGGACAACACTGTGTGCAGGCAGAAGATGGACGGGAACCCAGAGGAGATCTCCAAGCTCAGGGCCTACATGAAGGAGCTGGGGGCCCAGATGGAGGAGCAGAAGCTGGCGCTGTCCGCTCAGCAGGCCGGCTTCCAGCTGGTGGGCCACGGCAGCCCCACTAAGAGTATCATCGACTACACGCTGGAGAAGGTCAACGAGGCCAAGAGTCTGATCGATGACTCCAAGAGGCAAGTGGACATCAAACAGGAGAAGAACCACTCTGTGGATCTCAGTGAGGAGAAATCCCATGATggccagaaccagaaccagttCCTGCCATTCTCCTGCCAGTTCTGCAAGGAGAGCTTCACTGGGCCGATCCCGCTGCACCAGCACGAGCGCTACCTGTGCAAGATGAACGAGGACATCAAAGCGGTCCTCAAGCCGGCTGAGACCAGTCCCGCGCGCCGCAGGGGGGCGATGTCCTCTGAGCTGCCCACTAACGAGCGGAGCACCAGCCCCATCAACCCCTTCAAGGACCACGTGTCAGTGCTCAAGGCCTACTTCGCCATGAACACTGAGCCCAACTCAGAGGAACTTCTCAAGATTTCAATTGCTGTCGGCCTTCCTCAAGAGTTTGTTAAGGAGTGGTTTGCCCAGTGGAAGAGCCAAAACCACCACGGAGGCGGTCTGAGGAAAAAGTCGCCCACTCCTGACCACGGCGGATCAGACGGAAACCACAGCTTAACCCGGTCACCGTTGTCACATCCTGCCGTAGATTTCATTAATGGCGACGCCTCCCACAGACTCTCAATAAACAACCAGTTTACAGCCAACAGGCAGACAACAGGGGACAAACCACTAGACCCCTTGGACCACTTGAGGAACAACACTCCGTCACCCCTCAACctttcctccacttcctccaaaAACTCTCAGAGTAGCTCTTACACTCCAAACAGCCTAGCCTCTGAGGATGCCCATGGGGATATACCACTGGATCTGTCGCTGCCCAAACACATGGCACAGAGGAAGCGACACAGACCCAACGGCTTCAGCATTGATCGCAACGGTGAGCTGCAAGTACAAGACCAGGCGTCCAGGCCTCTGGATCTGGTCCACATCAAGAAGGAGATCCTGGGCGCAGATGGCGGTGGGAACGCCATGCACCAGCTGGAGAAAAGCACCAGTCCGATCTTTGGGATTAATCCCTTCACAGGCAGCCCCGTCTACACCTCCCTGCCGACTCACGGAGCTTTCCCTCCGCCTACCTTCATGTCTCCTGCGCAGGCCACCATCCCGGGCCTCAGGCCATACCCGGGCCTCGACCCCATGAGCTTCCTGCCCCACATGGCCTACACCTACGCCACCGGGGCGGCCACATTTGCTGAAatgcagcagaggagaaagtACCAACGGAAACCAGGTTTCCAG GGGGAGCTGCTGGACGGGACGGCGGACTATCTGTCAGGCCTGGACGACCTGGCAGACAGCGATTCGCTGCTCTCCAGGAAGAAGATTAAGAAGACTGAAAGTGGTATGTACGCGTGTGACTTGTGCGACAAAACATTCCAGAAGACCAGTTCCCTCCTAAGACACAAATATGAGCACACAG GGAAGCGTCCTCACCAGTGTCAGATCTGTAAGAAGGCCTTCAAACACAAGCACCATCTCATCGAGCACTCGCGGCTGCACTCCGGAGAGAAACCCTACCAGTGTGACAAGTGCGGCAAACGCTTCTCCCACTCAGGCTCGTACTCGCAGCACATGAACCACCGATACTCGTACTGCAAGAGGGAGGCGGAGGAGCGCGAGGCGGCCGAGAGGGAGGCCAGGGACAAAGGCGGCGGCGGTGGCAGCAGCGTGGCGGCGGGCGGCGGCATGGAGCCCACCGAGCTGCTGATGAGGAGGGCCTACCTGCAGGGCCTGGGGCCGCTCGGATACTCCGACCCCGAGGACCAGCAGGAGGACGCCGGCGGCACGATCCTGAGAGACGGCAGCGAGGGAAGAGTGAGCGAGAGGGAAGTGGACAAATCGTACGAGGacgtgacagacagacaggaagcaagttttagggaaggagaggaagaggaggaggaaggggggggcgACAGCAGGAGCCAGATGGACTCGACGAGGGACGACGGCGAGGGCAAAGACACGACGCAGCTGATGGACGAGAGTTTACGAGAAGGGAAGACAGACGGCAAGTCGGACCAGGAGGACTGA